The following is a genomic window from Caproiciproducens sp. CPB-2.
ACTGAAAATGGAGGTATCTTCCGATGAAAGCTAAGGATAGCGGCTTTGAGGAGGAAAAGAAGACGGTTTTCTCTAAGCTGGTGGAAAACGATTTTTACCGCAAGCTCATTATTATCGGCGGTTTGATCGGAATCGCCCTGATTTTCCTCTCGGGCTATCTGAACCATGACCGCACCGATACGAAAGACGTGTCGTCCCAGTCCGTGGTTACGGCCGAGCAGTACGCCAAAGAGTTGGAAACCAGCCTGACGGATATTGTGAACCGGATACAGGGGGCAGGGGAGGCCAAGGTCCTGGTAACGCTTGAACGGAGTAAGCAGTATGTGTACGCTACCGAGGAAAAAAGAAGCAATCAGACCACCGAGGACAAATCCGACGGTTCTACCACCAAAAACGAGGCGAATGACAACACGGAGACCACTTACATACTTGTCAAGGATGCCGACGGCGCCCAGAAAGCGCTTGCGGTAACTGAGGTTCAGCCGATCATAAAGGGTGTTGTCGTTGTCTGTGACGGCGGCGACAATCCGGCCGTACAGCAGGATATTATTTCAGCTGTGACAACAGCGCTGGATATTACTTCTGTGCGGGTATGCGTTATAAAAGCAAAATAATTTTAAACGGGGGGAATTTATTCTATGACTATGGGAAAGCGTCAGCTTGTTCTTGCGGCTTTGATTGTGGCGCTCGGTGCGGCGGTGTATTTAAACTGGCAGTTCTCGGGCGACAATCAATTGCTCGCCACCAACGCGGTTACCTCAACGGTGGATCATGAATTCGGGGAAGCCCAGCTTGCGGATGCTCCGGTATCCGGGTCGTCCAAGACGACTTCCGGCTCATCATCATCCGTACAGGCGAACGCGCCTGCGGCCAGCTATTTCAGTGAGGCGCGCCTGTCGCGCCAGAAAGCCAGAGACACGGCGGTTGAGCTTCTGGAAAAGGTTCTGACCGACGCGAAGTCCAACGATGCGGCGAAAAAGGATGCGGTCGCACAGGCGGCCGTTATCGCGCAGAATACTCTGAAGGAGAACAATGCCGAAAGCCTGATCAAGGCAAAGGGCTTTTCGGACTGCGTGGTCTTTCTCCAGAACTCGGAGTGCAATGTTGTGGTGAAAACGAACGATTCTTCACAGAACAACGCGATTGTCATCAAAGACATTGTTTCCGGCCAGTCGGGCGTCTCGTATGACAAGATTAAAATCGTCGAAGTAAAATAGCGTCCCCGGATTTTACAACCTGATTGCCGCACATAGAATTTTCAATTCCTTTCTGTTTATGCTGATTTTCTATAAACAACAGGAGAAACCGAAAGTTATTTCTGCTGATTATTGAGAAATTACAGCATTTCCAGTTGATTCTGCAACAAGGTTGCGTTCCTTCCCCGCCGAAGGCGGGGAAGGAACGCGTTTTATCTTGCAAGCTGAAATGGAATTGCTGTAGTATCAGATAAAATATTTGATTCTGAAAAAGATTGTGGTATAATGTACCCGTGGATGTTTGAAAATATAATCAGCGGTTAAAACCCTCCACAGTTCAGTGGAGGGTTCTTTTCATATACGGAAGAAAGACGGCTGAAAAGACGGAGGAAGAAAATGAAAAGACACGAGGCGAGGGAACAGGCGTTTGCCTTGATTTTTGAAAGAAGTATCAACCACGATCCAACGGAACAGATTATTGACGCGGCCGGCCTGTCCAGAGATATTATCGTCGATGATTTTGCCGAAAGAGTCGCCGTCGGCGTGGAAGAAAACGAAGATGCCCTCAACGCCCGGATCGAAAAAAATATTCGCGGCTGGAAAATGAACCGCCTTTCCAAGGTGGCTCTGGCTCTGATGAAGCTCTCCATCTACGAAATGATGTTTGAGAAGGACATTCCCGTGAGTGTTTCCATCAACGAGGCGGTCGACCTTGCGAAAAAATACGGCGGCGCGGACGACGCTCCGTTTGTCAACGGCGTGCTGGGTTCGGTGGCAAAAGAGCTTGGTGAGAAGGAATCCCATGAGAGAGCCGATTGACGCGCTTGGCATCGACACCAGCAATTACACAACCTCCGCTGCTCTTTTTCAGGGCGGGACGATTTCTCAGCAGAAAATGCTTCTGCCCGTAAAGCAGGGAGAGCTCGGACTCCGGCAGAGCGACGCCGTGTTCCACCATGTGCAGCAGCTGCCGCAGGTGCTGGAAGCGCTGATTCGGAAAAAGCTTTCCGTCGGCGCGGTAGGGGTGTCGGACAGACCGCGCGATCTGGAAGGCTCTTACATGCCCTGCTTTACGGTCGGGCTCGGTACCGCAAAGGCCGTTGCGCTTTCGCTGGGGGTACCGCTGTATCCGTTTTCCCATCAGGCGGGGCACATTGCCGCCGCGCTGTATTCCGCCGGCAAACTGAACCTGCTTCACGAAAAATTCATTGCGTTCCATGTTTCCGGCGGTACGACGGAGGCGGTCCTTGTCACGCCGGACGAACGGACGATCTTCCGCACGCGGATCATCGCGCAGTCTCTGGATTTAAAAGGCGGACAGGCTGTGGACAGGGTGGGGGCCATGCTCGGCCTGCCGTTTCCTTCGGGGAAAGCGCTGGAGCAGCTGGCTCTGCAGGCGAATAAAACCTATTGTATCAGACCGTCGCTCAGGGGGGCGGACTGTTCCCTTTCCGGCGTGGAAAACCAATGTGCCGGAATGCTGAAAGCAGGAGCGCCGAAAGAAGAAGTCGCGGCCTATTGCCTGTGCTCGATCTTGGCGGCGCTGGACGGAATGACCGCCGAACTGCTGAAGCAATACGGCAAGCTTCCCCTGCTGTTTGCGGGCGGGGTCATGTCCAACAGCCTGATCCGGGACGCAATGACGGAAAAATACGGCGCCGCTTTCGCCGCCCCGGAATTTTCAGCGGACAACGCGGCGGGAATTGCGGTTTTAACCTCAATAAAGGGGGCATAATGACTTATGGTGGATTTTCCGGTTGTGCTGAGCATAACGCAGCTGAACACTTATATCAAATCCAAATTTGACGGCGACGAAAATCTGGCGCATGTTTTTGTCAGCGGTGAAATTTCCAATTTCACCAATCATTATAAGTCCGGACATTTCTATTTGTCCCTCAAGGATGAAAAATGCGTGATTCGGGCGGTGATGTTTGCCCAGAACGCCCGGCGTATCCGTTTTCTGCCGCAGGACGGCATGAAGGTGATCGTGCGGGGCCGCGTAAGCGTCTATGAGGCGACGGGACAGTATCAGCTTTATATTGACGATATGCAGCCGGATGGTCTCGGCGCGCTGAACCTGGCCTTTGAACAGCTGAAAGCAAAGCTGGAAGCGGAGGGCCTGTTCGCCCCGGAGCGGAAAACACCGCTGCCCGCTTTTCCGGAACGGATCGGTGTGATTACCTCGCCTACCGGTGCGGCAGTACACGATATTACCTCGATTCTCGCGCGGCGGTACCCTTTGGCTGAAATTGTTTTCTGTCCCGTGCTGGTACAGGGAGAGGGCGCGGCGCCGCAGATTGTGGACGCGCTTGCCCGTTTCAACCGTCTTTTGTGTGCTGATGTGATTATTCTCGGGCGCGGCGGCGGTTCGCTGGAAGACCTCTGGCCCTTTAACGAGGAAATGGTGGCGAGGGCCGTAGCCGCCTCCGAAATTCCGGTCATTTCCGCCGTGGGGCATGAAACCGACTTTACGATCTGCGACTTTGTGGCCGACCTTCGCGCGCCGACCCCGTCGGCTGCCGCGGAGCTCGCCGTGCCCGACCGCGCGGAGCTGGAGTATACGGTTCGCTACGACCTGTCGAGGCTAAAGCAAAGCATGCGGAAAAAGCTCGCGGGCCTCAAACAGAATCTGGACGCGCTGACCTCCCACCATTCTTTTAAAGATCCTTTGAATCGGATTGAACTGGAGCGGATTCGTACGGATCAGCTTGCCGTAAGGCTCAATCAATCCATGCGCAGGAAAACGGCGGATGCCCGGTCCGCGCTTTCTTCCGTCAGCGGCAGGCTGAATGCCCTAAGCCCGCTGGCAACGCTTTCCCGGGGATATTCTATTATTTACGGTCAGGACGGACATGTCGTCACCCGTGTTTCCGACGTTAAAACGGGTGAACGGATTTCGGTGCTGTTAAACGAAGGAACGCTGGGCTGTGTAGTGGACAGCATGGAGGAGAAACATGAATAAGAAAATGGGCTTTGAAGAAGCCATGATCAAACTGAGCGAAATCGTCGACCGGCTGGAAAACGGCAATGAGTCGCTGGAAAGCTCTCTGAAGCTGTTTGAGGAAGGTTCCGCGCTGGCCGCCCTGTGCTACGGCAAGCTGGAGGGCGCCGAGCAGAAAATCAGGCAGATCACCGAACTCGAAGAATCCGGCGGTGAAAAAAATGCTTGATCTGCGGGAAAAACACCTGATCGAGAGGATAGACGCCAAACTGGCACAGTACCTTCCCGAAGAAGAAATCATACAGGCCGACCTGATCCACGCCATGCGCTACAGCCTGCTCGGAGAGGGCAAACGAATCCGGCCGATTCTGGTGCTGGAATTCTGCAGGCTCTGCGGCGGGGAGGAAGAAGCTGCGCTGCCTTTTGCCTGTGCGGTCGAAATGATCCACACCTATTCGCTGATCCACGACGACCTGCCTTGCATGGACGACGACGATATGCGCCGCGGACGCCCTTCCAACCACAAGGTGTTCGGCGAGGATATTGCCCTGCTCGCGGGGGACGCGCTGCTGACCATGGCCTTTGAAGCCATGCTCTCCAAGGAAGCCGTGCGGCTTGCCGGGGCCGAAAGGGCCGCAAAGGCCGCGGGATATCTTGCCCGCGCCGCCGGTGCGTACGGCATGGTCGGGGGACAGGTGATTGACCTGATGAGCGAAGGCCGGGCCATTTCGCTGGAAACTCTGAAGAAAATGGATGAAAATAAAACCGGCGCGCTGATTCTGGCGTCCGCGCAGATGGGCTGCGTCCTTGCCGGGGCCGGAGACGAACAGATGCGGGCCGCCGAAAGCTACGCGCGGGCAATCGGCCTGGCGTTTCAGATCGTGGACGACATTCTGGATGTGACGGGGGATACCCGGACGCTGGGGAAACCGGCCGGCAGCGACAGTGAAAACAATAAAAGCACCTATGTTTCCCTGATGGGGCTGGAAAACGCCTCGAAAACCGTCAACGAGCTGACCGCGAAGGCCGTGGAGGCGCTTGGCTGCTTTGGCAAGGAAGCCGAATACCTTACCGAATTTGCAAAAAAACTGGCCGTTCGTAAAAAGTAAGGAATTTTGCCATGTTTATTGACAAAATTGACGGAATATGATAATATTGTTAAGCCGCATATTACGGGCTTTATAAGCGGGAAACCCGCCCGGTGATAGCGAGTTTAGAGAAAAGGCAGGACCTTTCATTCATGTTTGCAGTAATTGAAACAGGCGGCAAGCAGTACAAGGTACAAAATGACGATGTCATTTATATCGAGAAGCTTGCGGCAGAAGAAAATTCCTCCGTCGATTTCAAAGTGGTTGCACTTGACGGCGACGACGGACTCAAAGTGGGTGCTCCTTATGTTGAGGGAGCTACCGTAACCGGTACGGTTCTTAAAAACGGTAAGGGAAAGAAAATCACGGTCTTTACTTACAAGGCGAAAAAAAGCGAGAAGCGTAAGATGGGTCACAGACAGCCCTATACCAAAGTACAGATTACCGCAATTAACGCATAATTGTCATGATTTGTGCAGAATTTTTCACCCGGCCTGACGGCGCTCTTCTGGGATTTTCCCTGAGCGGTCATAACGGGGCAGCGGGCAGGGATATCGTCTGTGCGGCGGTTTCCTCTGCGGCATATATGACAGCCAACACCATTACGGAAGTTGTCAGAGCAAATGCCCAGGTTACTGTTGAAGACGGTTATATGCTCGTCAGAATTTCATCAAATGAGGCGAAAGACTGCCGCGACATTCTCGCGGGTTTCAAACTCCATATGCTGGAGCTTGAAGAACAGTATCCTCAAAATATTCATGTAAGCTATACGGAGGTGTAAGGAAATGCTAAAGATAAATATTCAGTTATTTGCGCATAAAAAAGGAATGGGTTCCACCAAGAACGGCCGTGATTCAGAATCCAAACGTCTTGGTGTGAAGCGTGCGGACGGCCAGTTTGTACTTGCCGGAAACATCCTTGTCAAACAGCGCGGAACCCATATTCATCCGGGTGAGAACGTCGGCATCGGCTCCGACGATTCCCTCTTTGCCCTGGTTGACGGTCATGTAAAGTTTGAGCGTCTTGGCCGTGACCGCAAAAAGGTCAGCGTTTACGCGGTGGAGCAATAAGCCTTTTCAGGTGAATGAAAATCCCGGGCCGTTTTCGCCCGGGATTTTTTGGCTTTTCCGAACAAAACATGATATACTAATCGAAGGCAATATTTCACAGAAATGGCGGTAAGGCTCATGTTTATTGACAGTGCAAAAATTACGATCAAAGCGGGAAACGGCGGCAACGGCAAGGTTTCGTTTCACCGTGAAAAATATGTGGCGTCCGGCGGTCCGGACGGCGGCGACGGCGGCCGGGGCGGAAATATCGTCTTTCAGGTGGACGACAACCTTTCCACGCTGGCGGATTTCCGTTATAAAAGAAAATATGTTGCTCCGAACGGCGAAGACGGCCGGGGAAAACGCTGCTTTGGGAAAAAAGCGGACGACCTGATAATCAGGGTCCCACGGGGAACCCTGTTAAAGGACGCCGCGACCGGCAGGCTGATCGCGGACCTGTCCGCCGACGAGCCGCAGACGATTGCGAAAGGCGGCCGGGGCGGCTGGGGCAACACCCATTTCGCGACCGCGACACGCCAGACTCCGCGCTTTGCGAAAGCGGGGATGCCGGGCGAGTCCATGGAGCTTTTGATGGAGCTAAAGCTTCTGGCGGATGTCGGGTTGGTCGGCTATCCGAATGTGGGAAAATCGACTCTTGTTTCCGTCGTCAGCGAGGCAAAACCCACCATCGCCAATTATCATTTTACGACGATTACCCCCGTGCTCGGCGTTGTCCGCATGGGTGAGGGCAAATCGTTCGTCATTGCCGATATTCCCGGGCTGATCGAGGGCGCGGGGGAAGGCGCGGGGCTGGGGCACCAGTTTCTGCGGCATGTGGAACGCTGCAGGATGCTCGTACACATCGTCGACGTCGCCGGCAGCGAAGGCCGGGACCCGAAACAGGATTTTCAGACCATCAACGCGGAGCTGAAAAAATTCAATCCCGACTTAGCCGAAAGGCCGATGATTGTTGCCGGCAACAAATGCGACCTCGCGACGGACGAGCAGATTGAGGATTTCAAAAATTATGCGGAAAAGCTGGGCTATGAGTTTTTCCCGATTATGGCGGCGATCCGCTATCAGGTCGACCCGCTGCTCAATAAAATTTCAGAGATGCTCAGCAAGCTGCCGCCTGTCAGGCAGTTCGAGCCGGAGCCCGCTCCGCTTGTTTCTGTGGAAGAAATCGGACATAATGACGTGAAGGTGACCAACCAGGACGGCGTGTTTGTGGTGGAGGGCGAGTGGTTGGTGCCCGTCATCAATTCGGTTAATTTTGACGATTATGAATCGCTTCAGTATTTTCAGCGCGTGCTCATCCATTCCGGCGTCATCGACGCGCTGCGTGAGGCGGGTGTTCAGGAAGGCGACACCGTCAGTATCTACGATATTGAATTTGACTTTATGGAGTAATCTCCACTCATGTTTTCCAATCTATCAATGACGAGGAGCGCTTTGCTTGGAACGATTATTTCCCGCAGATTGTAATCCGAAACTGTTAAGCCCGCTGACGCTCGCTTTCGTGGGCGACGGCGTCTTTGAGCTTTTTGTACGCGAACGCCTTGTGTGTCAGGGAAACTGCCCGGTCAAATCCCTTCATAAAAAGTCGGTGGAACAGGTCTGCTGCGGCGCGCAGGCAAAGGCTTCCAAAAGGCTTCTTCCCCTTCTGACGGAAGAGGAGCTGGAGGTCTTCAAACGCGGCCGCAATGCGCACACGAACCATGTCCCAAAAAATGCGGCGGTTGAGGACTATCACGCCGCAACCGCTTTTGAAGCCCTGTTCGGCTATATTTACCTTTCCGGTAACATTGAACGTCTGCGCGAGATTTTTAAGATTGTGTGTGACGATTTAATTTGATTTGGGAGATGCTGTTATGCTTTCCGAAACTCCGAAGGAAAAAGCAATAGGCCTTTTAAAGGATATTCTGTTTTTCGTTGTCGGCAGCCTGATTTACGCGGTCTCCGTCAATGTGTTTACCGCCCCGAACCAGATTGCGCCGGGCGGCGTTACCGGCGCCAGTACGATGATTAACTATCTGTTCAGCTGGCCGATCGGTATGACCGGCCTGCTGCTGAATATTCCTATTTTCATCTGGGCGATTATGGAAATCGGGTACAAGCTCGTCGGCAAAACGATTGTGGCGACGGTATTCGTATCGGTTTCCATTGACCTGGTCGGAAAAATCGTGCCCGCTTATACCGGCGAAAAGATGCTGGCTGCCATTTTTGGCGGAATCATTGAGGGAATCGGGCTTTCTCTCGTATTCATGCGCGGGGGAACCACGGGCGGCACCGACCTTGTGGCCCGTCTGCTCGGCAGAAGGCTGCGCAATCTATCCATGGGAAAGCTGATGCTCTGTGTGGATATGATGGTTGTCGTCGCCTCCGCCTTTGTGTACGGCAATATTGAAAGCGCGCTTTACGCCACGATCACCATTTTCGTTTCCACCCGCCTGATCGACGCGCTCCTCTACGGCACCGACACCGGGACCGGGAAGCTGCTGTTTATCATGTCTGTGAAAAACGACGAAATTGCGCAGGATATTTTGACCGATATGGACCGCGGGGTCACCGTGCTGAAATCGCGCGGCGCGTACAGCGGACGAGAGGGAGAGGTTTTGCTGTGTGCTGTCCGCCGTTACGAGGTCGTCAAGGTGAAGGACATTGTCCGCTCGCACGACCACGACGCGTTTATGATTATCGGCGATGCGGGAGAAATTTCCGGCGAGGGCTTCCGTCAGGTCAAAGCGGAAGATAAGACGCTGAAAGAACTGATTGCGCACGTCAATGCAAAGAAAAATGAAAAATGAAGAACAGGCGGTCTTGTATTTCCATACAGAATCGCCTGTTCCCGCATTGGTGAATCAATCTTTGGCTTGCCGCTTTTCCGTTATTTGCAGTTATCGGAAGATTTGTTTGTAGCCTGTGTTGCATTGTTAGAAGTTTTGTTGCTGTAATGATTGTTGTTGCTGGTGTTCGTGCTGTTGTTTGACGCACGGTTCGTACTGTTGGAAGCACGGTTTGTGCTCTCATTTGTACTGTTGTTGGAAGCGCGGTTCGTTTTTGAAGTCTGATTATCCAAAATTTTCACCCCCTTCACCCGTATTATTAGTATCTTTACGCGAATTATACAGACCAATTCAGGAGTTGACGGATTTGATTGAGCTGCCGCAGAGCTTTAAAAATAAAATGGAATCCATGCTGGGCGGGGAATATCCGGCGTTTTTAAACGACTATCAGAAACCGTATTACCGGGGTATCCGACTGAATACGCTGAAATGCGGCGAAAGAACGCTCAAGGCCTCTCTGCCGTTTTCTTTGGAGCCGACGCCTTTTTCGCCGGTTTCCTATTATATCCCGCAGGATGCGCAAAAGGTCGGCTCCCTGCCCATGCACCATGCAGGTGCGTTTTACTCGCAGGAGCCGTCTGCGGCCAGCGCGGTAACCGCGCTGAACCCCGTGCCCGGGGACAGGGTGCTGGATCTGTGCGCCGCTCCCGGCGGAAAATCGACGCAGATCGCCGCTCTTTTACAGGGAAGCGGGCTGCTCTGGTCCAATGAAATCGTCAGGAGCAGGGCAAATGTGCTGCTTTCCAATCTGGAGCGGACGGGCGTCAGGAACGCCGTGGTTTCTTCCTGCCATCCGGAGGCGCTCTGCAGCGGGCTTGCCGGATATTTCGACAAGGTGCTGGTGGACGCCCCCTGTTCGGGTGAGGGGATGTTCCGGCGCGACGAACAGGCACTGCAGGACTGGAGCCAGGAACATGTGGAAGCCTGCGCCGTCCGTCAGCTCGCCATTCTGCGCAGCGCCGCCCATGCCTTAAAGGAAAACGGCGTGCTGGTCTATTCCACCTGTACGTTTTCCCCGGAAGAGAACGAAGAAGTCGTTTCCGCGTTTTTGAAGGAAAGAGGAGACTTTGCCCTGACCGATTGCGGGGTACCGTTCGGCCGTCCCGCTTTTCTCCCTCAGGCGCGCCGTGTTTTCCCCATGGACGGGGGTGAGGGGCATTTCGTAGCTGTTATGCGCCGGATTTCCGGCAGCAGCGCGTATCCGGCTCCTTATTTGCCGAAGAAGCCCTCCATGATGGAGATGGCGGAGGATTTATACAGACAGGTTTTTAAAATGGAGCTGTCCTCCCCGGTGGAGCAGGTGGGCGAATCCTTCCTGATCCTTCCGCGGGAGCTCCCTTACTTGAAAGGGCTTGGAGTGATCCGCGCGGGCGTATTGCTTGGGGAAGCAAAGAAAAACCGTATGGAACCGGCTCACGCACTGTTCATGTCCGCGAAGCCGCAGGAGCTGAATTCGGTCATCGATCTGCCGCACGATTCGGAACAGATCGCCGCTTTTTTGCGTGGGGAAGAAATGGAGTCGGATCCGCGCTGTCACGGCTTTACCGGCGTTGCGGTTGACGGCGTTCTCACGGGCTTCGGAAAATGCTCCGGCGGCCGCCTGAAAAACCGGTATCCCAAAGGGCTGCGCAATCATTGATGCTTTCTTCCTGACGGGCATATTTCAAAACACTTTAAGATGCTAAAGCTTGAAATTACCCGAAAAGGATGCTATAATAATCGGTAATTAATTTGAAAGAGGGCCTTTGAAATGCAGGAAATCAGAGTTGAACTGACTGAACATCCACAATCCAAGCCAACCGATTCAAGTAAACTCGGATTCGGTACGATCTTTACAGATCATATGTTCATTATGAACTATGATGAGGGAGAGGGCTGGCACGACGCCAGAATTGTCCCGTTTGGACCGATTGAACTATCGCCGGCGGCGATGTGCCTGCATTACGGCCAGTCTGTTTTTGAGGGAATGAAAGCTTATCGTGCGGTTGACGGCAGAATCCTGCTTTTCAGACCGGACAAGAATATGGCCCGTCTCAATTCTTCCAATGACCGGCTTTGCATTCCGCTGATCGATGAAGCGTTCAGCCAGAAAGCGATCGAGAAGCTGGTATCCATTGAAAAGGACTGGATTCCGTCCGCGGAAGGAACCTCCCTTTACATCCGTCCGTTTATTATCGGAATCGATCCCCATATCGGAGTACATCCGGCACAGCATCTGCTTTTCATTATTCTTTGCTCGCCCGTCGGGGCCTATTATCCGGAAGGGCTGGATCCGGTGAAGATTTATGTGGAAACCAACTATGTGCGCGCCGTCAAGGGCGGGATGGGCTATACCAAAACGGCCGGCAACTACGCGGCTTCCTTAAAAGCGCAGGATGAAGCGGAAAAGCAGAATTACACCCAGGTTCTCTGGCTGGACGGCGTAGAGCGCAAATACATTGAAGAAGTCGGCACCATGAATGTATTTTTTGTCATTGGAGATGAAATCGTAACCCCCGAGCTGCAGGGCTCCATTCTTCCGGGAATCACCCGCATGTCCTCCATTGAACTGCTCAAATCATGGGGCATGAAGGTCGTCGAGCGCAAATTGTCCATCGATGAGCTTGCAAAGGCCGCGGAAAACGGTCAGCTGAAGGAAGCGTTTGGTACCGGCACCGCCGCCGTCATTTCCCCGATCGGCCATCTGAAATGGGGAGACGATGTAATGGACATCAACAACGGAGAAATCGGGCCGATTTCCCAGCGCCTTTACGATACCCTGACGGGAATTCAATGGGGAAAGATCAAAGACGAATTCGGCTGGACTGTTGAAGTAAAATAATTTCGATTGTCGAAAAGTTTTTCAGGCGGCGTTGGTTGCGCCGCCTTTTCCTTTTCAGGAGGACTTATGCGCGAGCTTTCTTTTTCAGTGCCACAAGAATACGAGGAAATCAGGCTGAAAAGCTTTCTGCGTTCGTACTGCGGAATCTCCGCCCGGCTGATGATCCGGTTGAAACGCGAGCCCATGGGCATTGCGAGAAACGGCTTGCATGCCATTGTGACGGAAACGCTAAACGCGGGGGATACGGTATGTATCCGGATGCCGGGCGACACGAAGCTGCACGAACCGCTCAGCGTCCCCCTTGCGGTCGTCTATGAGGACAGCGATCTTCTGATTGTCGATAAGCCTTCCGGTATGCCGATGTATCCAACGCCCGGCCACGACTGCGACAGCCTTGCAAACGCGGCTGCGGCGTATTCTCTTTCCAAAGGGGAGCGGCTTTCCTTCCGTCCCGTATACCGGTTGGATAAAGATACAACCGGGCTGGTCGTCCTGGCGAAAAATTCTTACTGCGCGGCGCAGCTCGCCGCCAAAATTGAAAAGGAATATGTTGCTGTGTGTGAGGGAATTCTTATGGGAGAGGGAACGATCGATGAACCGATCGGGCTGAAAGAGGGGCACAGCATTCAGCGTGAGGTCACGGAAAAAGGGGAGAGGGCGGTTACGCATTGGAGGGTGCTGAGCAGCGGCGGCGGACACACCTTGGTTTCCTTCCGGCTGAGGACGGGCAGAACCCATCAGATTCGCGTGCATATGGCACATATCGGTCATCCCCTCGCGGGGGATGATTTTTACGGCGGCGGCCTGCGGTTCCTTTCAAGACAGGCGCTCCACTGCATGAATATTCATTTTATTCATCCGGTCACCCAAAGGGAAACAGACCTTTCCTGCACGCTTCCAAGCGATATGCATTCGCTGCTTGCTGGATGCGGTATGGAAGAATACACAAAAACAGAGTAAAAATACGGCATAAATGCATACAAATCCATTAAAATGAATTTTTATTTATATTAATACTTGATTTTTGCATATTTATGCGCTATAATACAAACTATCCTAAACAAACAAATCCAACTTCATTTTACGGAGGGTTAACAAGATGAAAAAGTTTTCTAAAATAGCGGCGTTTTTACTCGTTGCCGCCATGACGCTTTCTTCGGCGGGCTGTGCCCAATCGGGAACCACGGCGTCCGCGACAGGCAGCCAGACCGCCGCTTCGGCCGGCGAGCAGACCAGCGTGGATAAGGTTAAGGCGGACGGAGTCGTCATCATGTCTACCAACGCGGAATTTGAGCCGTTCGAGTACAAGGACGGAGACAAGATCGTTGGCATCGACATTGATATTTCCAATAAAATTGCCGAGAAGCTCGGCGTTCAGCTGAAAATCAACGATATTGCTTTCGACACTCTTACCACGGAGCTTGGTTCCGGA
Proteins encoded in this region:
- a CDS encoding stage III sporulation protein AG, which encodes MKAKDSGFEEEKKTVFSKLVENDFYRKLIIIGGLIGIALIFLSGYLNHDRTDTKDVSSQSVVTAEQYAKELETSLTDIVNRIQGAGEAKVLVTLERSKQYVYATEEKRSNQTTEDKSDGSTTKNEANDNTETTYILVKDADGAQKALAVTEVQPIIKGVVVVCDGGDNPAVQQDIISAVTTALDITSVRVCVIKAK
- a CDS encoding SpoIIIAH-like family protein is translated as MTMGKRQLVLAALIVALGAAVYLNWQFSGDNQLLATNAVTSTVDHEFGEAQLADAPVSGSSKTTSGSSSSVQANAPAASYFSEARLSRQKARDTAVELLEKVLTDAKSNDAAKKDAVAQAAVIAQNTLKENNAESLIKAKGFSDCVVFLQNSECNVVVKTNDSSQNNAIVIKDIVSGQSGVSYDKIKIVEVK
- the nusB gene encoding transcription antitermination factor NusB, with translation MKRHEAREQAFALIFERSINHDPTEQIIDAAGLSRDIIVDDFAERVAVGVEENEDALNARIEKNIRGWKMNRLSKVALALMKLSIYEMMFEKDIPVSVSINEAVDLAKKYGGADDAPFVNGVLGSVAKELGEKESHERAD
- a CDS encoding peptidase M22 is translated as MREPIDALGIDTSNYTTSAALFQGGTISQQKMLLPVKQGELGLRQSDAVFHHVQQLPQVLEALIRKKLSVGAVGVSDRPRDLEGSYMPCFTVGLGTAKAVALSLGVPLYPFSHQAGHIAAALYSAGKLNLLHEKFIAFHVSGGTTEAVLVTPDERTIFRTRIIAQSLDLKGGQAVDRVGAMLGLPFPSGKALEQLALQANKTYCIRPSLRGADCSLSGVENQCAGMLKAGAPKEEVAAYCLCSILAALDGMTAELLKQYGKLPLLFAGGVMSNSLIRDAMTEKYGAAFAAPEFSADNAAGIAVLTSIKGA
- the xseA gene encoding exodeoxyribonuclease VII large subunit, which produces MVDFPVVLSITQLNTYIKSKFDGDENLAHVFVSGEISNFTNHYKSGHFYLSLKDEKCVIRAVMFAQNARRIRFLPQDGMKVIVRGRVSVYEATGQYQLYIDDMQPDGLGALNLAFEQLKAKLEAEGLFAPERKTPLPAFPERIGVITSPTGAAVHDITSILARRYPLAEIVFCPVLVQGEGAAPQIVDALARFNRLLCADVIILGRGGGSLEDLWPFNEEMVARAVAASEIPVISAVGHETDFTICDFVADLRAPTPSAAAELAVPDRAELEYTVRYDLSRLKQSMRKKLAGLKQNLDALTSHHSFKDPLNRIELERIRTDQLAVRLNQSMRRKTADARSALSSVSGRLNALSPLATLSRGYSIIYGQDGHVVTRVSDVKTGERISVLLNEGTLGCVVDSMEEKHE
- a CDS encoding exodeoxyribonuclease VII small subunit produces the protein MNKKMGFEEAMIKLSEIVDRLENGNESLESSLKLFEEGSALAALCYGKLEGAEQKIRQITELEESGGEKNA
- a CDS encoding polyprenyl synthetase family protein; the protein is MLDLREKHLIERIDAKLAQYLPEEEIIQADLIHAMRYSLLGEGKRIRPILVLEFCRLCGGEEEAALPFACAVEMIHTYSLIHDDLPCMDDDDMRRGRPSNHKVFGEDIALLAGDALLTMAFEAMLSKEAVRLAGAERAAKAAGYLARAAGAYGMVGGQVIDLMSEGRAISLETLKKMDENKTGALILASAQMGCVLAGAGDEQMRAAESYARAIGLAFQIVDDILDVTGDTRTLGKPAGSDSENNKSTYVSLMGLENASKTVNELTAKAVEALGCFGKEAEYLTEFAKKLAVRKK
- the rplU gene encoding 50S ribosomal protein L21, whose product is MFAVIETGGKQYKVQNDDVIYIEKLAAEENSSVDFKVVALDGDDGLKVGAPYVEGATVTGTVLKNGKGKKITVFTYKAKKSEKRKMGHRQPYTKVQITAINA
- a CDS encoding ribosomal-processing cysteine protease Prp, coding for MICAEFFTRPDGALLGFSLSGHNGAAGRDIVCAAVSSAAYMTANTITEVVRANAQVTVEDGYMLVRISSNEAKDCRDILAGFKLHMLELEEQYPQNIHVSYTEV
- the rpmA gene encoding 50S ribosomal protein L27, coding for MLKINIQLFAHKKGMGSTKNGRDSESKRLGVKRADGQFVLAGNILVKQRGTHIHPGENVGIGSDDSLFALVDGHVKFERLGRDRKKVSVYAVEQ